One region of Rhodocaloribacter litoris genomic DNA includes:
- a CDS encoding RNA polymerase sigma factor has translation MGNTASTPSASSEQDRRLVEQALAGREAAYNELMAKYQNALYRHIQRMVRDRGEVDDLVQECFIKAFSALDSYSSEYAFSTWLYKIATNHTIDYLRKRKLPTFSIDRPIQTRDGELEYEVPDTTYRPDRHIVEDQRRELIQEAIDALPPKYHRVIVMRHQQEKSYEEIARELDLPLGTVKAHIFRARALLYKYLRDKRQSL, from the coding sequence ATGGGAAACACCGCCAGCACGCCCTCGGCCTCCAGTGAGCAGGACCGAAGGCTCGTCGAGCAGGCCCTCGCCGGGCGCGAGGCCGCCTACAATGAGCTGATGGCGAAGTATCAGAACGCGCTCTACCGGCACATCCAGCGCATGGTTCGGGACCGGGGGGAGGTGGACGACCTCGTGCAGGAGTGCTTCATCAAGGCGTTCTCGGCCCTGGACTCCTATTCGTCCGAGTATGCTTTCTCCACCTGGCTCTACAAGATCGCCACGAACCACACGATCGACTACCTGCGCAAGCGGAAGCTGCCCACCTTCTCCATCGACCGGCCCATCCAGACCCGCGACGGCGAGCTGGAATACGAGGTGCCGGACACCACGTATCGCCCGGACCGTCACATCGTCGAGGACCAGCGGCGGGAGTTGATCCAGGAAGCCATCGACGCCCTGCCGCCGAAGTACCACCGCGTCATCGTGATGCGGCACCAGCAGGAGAAATCCTACGAAGAGATCGCCCGCGAGCTGGATCTGCCGCTGGGCACCGTCAAGGCCCACATCTTCCGCGCCCGTGCCCTGCTCTACAAGTACCTCCGCGACAAGCGGCAGTCCCTCTGA
- the nuoD gene encoding NADH dehydrogenase (quinone) subunit D, with protein MSSIVSPFDFKEQFRFWPRHNEALYRRLESKHAWLEERHRTPEDLAPDPLENEMVLNIGPQHPATHGVLRCAVKLDGETIEKCVLDIGYLHRGIEKLAEAKTYQEFMPYTDRMDYLSPYSNNVAWCLAVEKLAGIEVPERAQWIRMMMCELARISAHLLWLGVGLMDAGAVSVFLWCFEHREDIYNIFDHVTGARLTVSHSRIGGLASDVTDEHLAMIAAFLDKFENSIAGWEKLLNRNRIWIDRNEGIGVLTAEEVVELGMTGPNLRGSGVAYDIRRFEPYLKYEEVDFNIPIRTEGDSLARYFVRMDEMKESARIIRQCLDRIPRVYGPIRNDDAKKAYPSKNEVYYSMEGMIHDFLYTDTGVCPPKGVWCYHAIEAPKGELGFYLESDGTGNPWRVRINAPSFTNLQGLEYMMEGAMMGDMVILIGTIDPVMGEADK; from the coding sequence ATGAGCAGCATCGTTTCCCCGTTCGATTTCAAGGAACAGTTCCGCTTCTGGCCGCGCCACAACGAGGCCCTCTATCGCCGCCTCGAAAGCAAACACGCCTGGCTGGAAGAGCGGCACCGCACGCCGGAAGACCTGGCCCCGGACCCGCTCGAAAACGAGATGGTGCTCAACATCGGGCCGCAGCACCCCGCCACGCACGGCGTGCTCCGCTGCGCCGTCAAGCTCGACGGCGAGACCATCGAGAAGTGCGTCCTCGACATCGGCTACCTGCACCGCGGCATCGAGAAGCTGGCCGAGGCCAAGACGTACCAGGAGTTCATGCCCTACACGGACCGCATGGACTACCTCTCGCCCTACTCGAACAACGTCGCCTGGTGCCTGGCCGTCGAGAAGCTGGCGGGCATCGAGGTGCCGGAGCGGGCCCAGTGGATCCGCATGATGATGTGCGAGCTGGCCCGCATCTCGGCCCATCTGCTCTGGCTGGGGGTGGGCCTGATGGATGCCGGCGCCGTCTCGGTCTTCCTCTGGTGCTTCGAGCACCGCGAAGACATCTACAACATCTTCGACCACGTCACCGGCGCCCGCCTGACCGTCTCGCACAGCCGCATCGGGGGACTGGCCTCCGACGTCACGGACGAGCACCTGGCCATGATCGCGGCCTTCCTGGACAAGTTCGAAAACTCGATCGCCGGCTGGGAGAAACTGCTCAACCGCAACCGGATCTGGATCGACCGGAACGAGGGCATCGGCGTGCTCACGGCCGAGGAGGTCGTCGAACTGGGCATGACCGGCCCGAACCTGCGCGGCTCCGGCGTCGCCTACGACATCCGGCGCTTCGAGCCCTACCTCAAGTACGAGGAGGTGGATTTCAACATCCCCATCCGCACCGAGGGCGACTCGCTGGCCCGGTACTTCGTGCGCATGGACGAGATGAAAGAGAGCGCCCGCATCATCCGGCAGTGCCTCGACCGCATCCCCCGTGTCTACGGCCCCATCCGCAACGACGATGCCAAGAAGGCCTACCCGTCGAAGAACGAGGTCTATTACTCGATGGAGGGGATGATCCACGACTTCCTCTATACGGACACGGGCGTCTGCCCGCCGAAGGGGGTCTGGTGCTACCACGCCATCGAGGCGCCCAAGGGCGAGCTGGGCTTCTACCTGGAATCCGACGGCACCGGCAACCCCTGGCGCGTGCGGATCAATGCGCCGAGCTTCACCAACCTGCAGGGCCTCGAGTACATGATGGAAGGCGCCATGATGGGCGACATGGTCATCCTCATCGGCACGATCGACCCCGTCATGGGCGAAGCGGACAAATAA
- the nuoE gene encoding NADH-quinone oxidoreductase subunit NuoE: protein MADFIKHPVVPLPERDPEPVFSTEELVFTDEEKRQIEAYVARYPTADGAVMRTLWLAQEKFGFLPPEVIRLVADTLGLPYAQVYGVATFYTQYYKKKMGKYVLDVCTCFSCQVCGGYDVLHYLEEKLGIKKGETTEDGLFTIQEVECLGACGSAPVLQVTNGPYVFNLTEEKIDRLLEDLRAGKMPAFTSVTLPQDEDEMGGNRRTDAPQTATYVTPPVSKTLE from the coding sequence ATGGCTGATTTCATCAAACACCCGGTGGTGCCCCTGCCGGAACGCGATCCAGAGCCGGTGTTCTCGACGGAGGAGCTGGTCTTCACCGACGAGGAGAAGCGCCAGATCGAAGCCTACGTGGCGCGCTATCCCACGGCCGACGGCGCGGTGATGCGCACGCTGTGGCTGGCCCAGGAGAAGTTCGGCTTCCTGCCGCCGGAGGTCATCCGTCTCGTGGCGGATACGCTCGGCCTGCCCTATGCGCAGGTCTACGGCGTGGCGACCTTCTACACGCAGTACTACAAGAAAAAGATGGGCAAGTACGTGCTCGACGTGTGCACGTGCTTCTCCTGCCAGGTCTGTGGCGGCTACGACGTGCTGCACTACCTGGAAGAAAAGCTGGGCATCAAGAAGGGGGAGACGACCGAGGACGGGCTCTTCACGATCCAGGAGGTCGAGTGCCTGGGCGCCTGCGGTTCGGCGCCGGTGCTCCAGGTGACGAACGGGCCGTACGTCTTCAACCTGACCGAGGAGAAGATCGACCGGCTCCTCGAGGACCTGCGGGCGGGGAAGATGCCGGCCTTCACGTCGGTGACGCTCCCGCAGGACGAGGACGAGATGGGCGGCAACCGCCGCACCGACGCGCCGCAGACGGCCACGTACGTGACCCCGCCCGTCTCGAAGACGCTCGAATAA
- a CDS encoding TonB-dependent receptor, translated as MCQTLRICVLLAVLGMLGTPATRAQTASISGRVTDAVDGGPLAGANVLLLQGGGMVTGTATDVDGRYRIAGVASGSYTLRVRFVGYQEAEVPVTLAAGENATVDVGLTQAGFELNTVIVTASRRAEKVLDAPASISVLTAREVEQSVGTNAVEALRNTTGVDMAQTGVDRREMVLRGFNNAFSGATYVLTDYRQAAVPSLGVNVYSIMPNLNIDLDRVEVVRGPGSALYGPGVDAGVVHFITKDPFTHPGTTISVSGGERSFFGIQGRHAGVLAAGRLGYKVTGAYSQAEDWELDPNDPIDRVQIETDGVRNNDYEKLNLNGTLEFRPNDRVSITANGGFSSLKATVLSGIGTVQADGFGYSYGQLRLQVDRFFVQVYVNKNDAGDSFVYDASAPDNIGTRVVDKGLLFNAQAQYDFEFADGREQLIVGVDLELTRPDTDGTILGRNDENDNIDEYGVYAQSTTAISPKLDLVLAARGDYNNVVETFQVSPRAGLVFKPTPSHTVRATYNRAFSSPGTNSLFLDIVAGQLPGTNIIIRGRGAASGFTWERNPAFAGLPTPDGSPLGSDLVASSLNPAALGLPQPVGLSLEATYAALYQGLAAIPPAQLAAMLQAQGIPIDAQTAAALVALLNPQLTQVQGFTRGRLGKLNLSTLGFDPVSDLTDIKPLDQTITQTVEVGYKGILGERVLFAVDGYWAQKEDFVGPLAMETPFVFVPTLAGDLTVALAGGIQNNVQLAGALAQMGISPQAAAALIVGLAGSQLPGANTPVAIVQARENNPGPGNTPELMLSYRNFGKITYWGFDAAVQVMATRELGFFGNVSFVSDDFFDNEELDEANTDLSVALNAPKFKFKAGANYDGASGFSAGLAARYSDGFPVRSGPYQGMVDSYFLLDLNLGYAFRGELQGLRFDVGINNVLDNEHREFIGAPKLGRMGIARLTYTF; from the coding sequence ATGTGCCAGACGCTACGCATCTGTGTGCTTCTCGCGGTGCTTGGGATGCTGGGGACACCGGCGACCCGGGCGCAGACCGCCTCGATTTCCGGCCGGGTGACCGACGCCGTTGACGGGGGGCCGCTGGCCGGCGCCAACGTGCTGCTGCTGCAGGGCGGCGGGATGGTCACGGGGACGGCCACGGACGTCGACGGCCGCTACCGGATCGCCGGGGTGGCTTCCGGAAGCTATACGTTGCGGGTCCGCTTCGTGGGCTATCAGGAGGCCGAGGTGCCGGTGACGCTTGCGGCGGGCGAGAACGCCACGGTCGACGTCGGCCTGACGCAGGCCGGCTTCGAGTTGAACACCGTCATCGTGACGGCTTCGCGCCGGGCGGAGAAGGTGCTCGATGCACCGGCATCGATCTCGGTGCTGACCGCTCGCGAGGTGGAGCAGAGCGTCGGCACCAACGCCGTCGAGGCCCTGCGCAACACCACGGGGGTGGACATGGCCCAGACCGGCGTCGACCGCCGGGAGATGGTGCTGCGGGGCTTCAACAACGCCTTCTCCGGTGCAACGTATGTGCTGACGGACTATCGCCAGGCGGCCGTGCCGTCCCTGGGCGTGAACGTCTACAGCATCATGCCCAACCTGAACATCGACCTGGACCGCGTCGAGGTGGTGCGCGGGCCCGGTTCGGCCCTCTACGGTCCCGGCGTCGATGCCGGGGTGGTGCACTTCATCACCAAGGATCCGTTCACCCATCCGGGCACGACGATCTCCGTCAGCGGCGGGGAGCGCTCCTTCTTCGGCATCCAGGGGCGGCACGCCGGGGTGCTCGCCGCCGGCCGGCTCGGCTACAAGGTCACCGGGGCCTACAGCCAGGCCGAGGACTGGGAACTCGACCCGAACGACCCCATCGACCGGGTACAGATCGAGACCGACGGCGTCCGCAACAACGACTACGAGAAGCTGAACCTCAACGGCACGCTGGAGTTTCGCCCCAACGACCGGGTCTCGATCACGGCCAACGGCGGCTTCTCGTCGCTCAAGGCGACGGTCCTCTCGGGCATCGGCACGGTGCAGGCCGACGGCTTCGGGTACAGCTATGGCCAGCTCCGGCTTCAGGTAGACCGCTTCTTCGTTCAGGTCTACGTCAACAAGAATGACGCCGGCGACTCGTTCGTCTACGATGCCTCGGCACCCGACAACATCGGCACGCGCGTCGTCGACAAAGGCCTCCTCTTTAATGCACAGGCCCAGTACGACTTCGAGTTCGCCGACGGGCGCGAGCAGCTCATCGTCGGCGTCGACCTGGAGCTGACGCGCCCGGACACCGACGGCACCATCCTCGGCCGCAACGACGAAAACGACAACATCGACGAGTACGGCGTCTACGCCCAGTCGACGACGGCGATCTCACCGAAGCTCGACCTGGTGCTGGCGGCCCGCGGCGACTACAACAACGTCGTCGAGACCTTCCAGGTCTCGCCCCGGGCGGGGCTGGTTTTCAAACCCACCCCCTCGCATACCGTGCGGGCCACCTACAACCGGGCTTTTTCTTCACCCGGCACGAACTCGCTTTTCCTGGACATCGTCGCCGGGCAGCTCCCGGGAACGAACATCATCATCCGGGGGCGGGGGGCGGCCAGCGGCTTCACCTGGGAGCGCAACCCCGCCTTCGCCGGGTTGCCCACGCCGGACGGCAGCCCGCTCGGCAGCGATCTGGTGGCTTCCAGCCTGAACCCGGCGGCCCTGGGCCTGCCCCAGCCCGTCGGCCTGTCCCTCGAGGCCACCTACGCCGCCCTCTACCAGGGGCTTGCCGCCATTCCGCCGGCCCAGCTCGCGGCCATGCTGCAGGCTCAGGGGATCCCGATCGATGCCCAGACGGCGGCGGCCCTCGTGGCCCTGCTCAATCCCCAGCTCACGCAGGTGCAGGGCTTCACGCGCGGTCGCCTGGGCAAGCTCAACCTGAGCACGCTCGGCTTCGACCCCGTCAGCGATCTCACCGACATCAAACCGCTCGATCAGACCATCACCCAGACCGTCGAGGTCGGTTACAAAGGGATCCTCGGCGAGCGTGTCCTTTTTGCCGTCGATGGCTACTGGGCGCAGAAGGAAGACTTCGTCGGTCCCCTGGCGATGGAGACGCCTTTCGTCTTCGTTCCCACGCTGGCGGGTGATCTGACGGTGGCCCTGGCCGGCGGCATCCAGAACAATGTCCAGCTGGCCGGGGCGCTGGCACAGATGGGCATCTCCCCCCAGGCGGCGGCCGCCCTCATCGTCGGGCTGGCCGGCAGCCAGCTGCCCGGGGCGAATACCCCCGTCGCCATCGTGCAGGCGCGGGAGAACAACCCCGGACCCGGCAACACGCCGGAACTGATGCTCTCCTACCGCAACTTCGGTAAGATTACCTACTGGGGCTTCGATGCGGCCGTGCAGGTGATGGCCACCCGTGAACTCGGCTTCTTCGGCAACGTCTCCTTCGTCAGCGACGACTTCTTCGACAACGAGGAGCTCGACGAGGCGAACACCGACCTCTCGGTGGCCCTGAACGCGCCGAAGTTCAAGTTCAAGGCCGGTGCGAACTACGACGGGGCCTCCGGCTTTTCGGCCGGCCTGGCCGCGCGGTACAGCGACGGCTTTCCCGTACGCTCCGGCCCCTATCAGGGCATGGTGGATAGCTACTTCCTCCTGGATCTGAACCTGGGCTATGCCTTCCGGGGCGAGTTGCAGGGCCTGCGCTTCGACGTGGGCATCAACAATGTCCTCGACAACGAGCACCGCGAGTTCATCGGGGCCCCGAAGCTCGGCCGTATGGGCATTGCCCGCCTGACCTATACGTTCTGA
- a CDS encoding glutamine synthetase III, whose protein sequence is MSKKTQDYNVVAATKYRYNGNGRTYLPMDIEKIFGENAFGLEEMKSRLPKSVFNSILATIEKGEPLDPGIADTVALAMKEWAVERGATHFTHWFQPLTGLTAEKHDSFITPNKGGGAIAQFSGKDLIQGEPDASSFPSGGLRATFEARGYTAWDPTSPAFIVENDNGAYLAIPTAFASWTGEALDHKTPLLRSMQALDVQARRVLALFDVKDVHKVYSTVGSEQEYFLIDEEFFFRRPDLISTGRTLFGAKPPKGQELEDHYFGSIPDRVLSCMLDVEKELYRIGVPVKTRHNEVAPSQYEIAPLFENANIAADHQQLIMLTLQRVARKYGLVCLLHEKPFAGINGSGKHNNWSMSTDTGMNLLDPGDNPHDNMQFLFFCTAVVRAVYKHQDLLRASVASAGNDHRLGANEAPPAIMSVFLGEQLEDIFAQLEKGPARSSKQGGLLGLGVPVLPHLPRHAGDRNRTSPFAFTGNKFEFRAVGSSQSISFPNVVLNAIVAESLDVMATMLEERLSGGKDLESAVAEVISEVLHEAKPIIFGGDNYSEEWHREAERRGLLNLRTAVDALDRLTDEKNVRLFEKYGILNEKELRSRHEIWVEQYFKRVNIEAETTEAIARTMILPAAVGYLRELTEILAGGAQVGLTCDGVRETAEEVSRGIDALRRALDELNRQNRALGGDTVHEKAEHMRDHVIPAMAAVRQAGDDLERIVDHERWPLPTYREILFVK, encoded by the coding sequence ATGAGCAAGAAAACCCAGGACTACAACGTCGTCGCCGCCACCAAGTACCGCTACAACGGCAACGGGCGTACGTACCTCCCGATGGACATCGAGAAGATCTTCGGGGAGAACGCCTTCGGGCTTGAAGAGATGAAGAGCCGCCTGCCGAAGTCGGTCTTCAACAGCATCCTGGCCACCATCGAGAAGGGCGAGCCGCTCGATCCCGGCATCGCCGACACGGTGGCGCTGGCCATGAAGGAGTGGGCCGTCGAGCGTGGCGCGACGCACTTCACCCACTGGTTCCAGCCGCTGACCGGCCTGACCGCCGAGAAGCACGACAGCTTCATCACGCCGAACAAGGGGGGCGGTGCCATCGCCCAGTTCTCGGGCAAGGACCTGATCCAGGGCGAGCCGGACGCCTCCAGCTTCCCCAGCGGCGGCCTCCGGGCCACCTTCGAGGCCCGCGGCTACACGGCCTGGGATCCCACCTCGCCCGCTTTCATCGTCGAAAACGACAACGGCGCCTACCTGGCCATCCCCACGGCCTTCGCCTCCTGGACCGGCGAGGCGCTCGACCACAAGACGCCGCTGCTGCGCTCGATGCAGGCGCTCGACGTGCAGGCCCGCCGCGTCCTGGCCCTCTTCGACGTCAAAGACGTCCACAAGGTCTACTCGACCGTCGGCAGCGAGCAGGAGTATTTCCTGATCGATGAGGAGTTCTTCTTCCGCCGTCCCGACCTGATCAGCACCGGGCGGACGCTCTTCGGGGCCAAGCCGCCCAAGGGCCAGGAACTGGAGGACCACTACTTCGGCTCCATCCCGGACCGGGTGCTCTCCTGCATGCTCGACGTCGAAAAAGAGCTCTACCGCATCGGGGTGCCCGTCAAGACCCGGCACAACGAGGTGGCCCCGAGCCAGTACGAGATCGCCCCGCTGTTCGAGAACGCCAACATCGCGGCCGATCACCAGCAGCTCATCATGCTCACGTTGCAGCGGGTGGCCCGCAAGTACGGCCTCGTGTGCCTGCTGCACGAGAAGCCCTTTGCCGGCATCAACGGCTCCGGCAAGCACAACAACTGGTCCATGTCCACCGACACCGGCATGAACCTGCTGGACCCGGGCGACAACCCGCACGACAACATGCAGTTCCTCTTCTTCTGCACGGCCGTCGTCCGCGCCGTCTACAAGCACCAGGACCTGCTGCGGGCTTCGGTCGCCTCGGCCGGCAACGACCATCGCCTCGGGGCCAATGAGGCCCCGCCCGCCATCATGAGCGTCTTCCTCGGCGAGCAGCTCGAAGACATCTTCGCCCAGCTCGAAAAGGGGCCGGCCCGTTCGAGCAAGCAGGGGGGACTCCTGGGCCTCGGCGTGCCCGTGCTCCCGCACCTGCCCCGCCACGCCGGCGACCGCAACCGGACTTCCCCCTTCGCCTTCACCGGCAACAAGTTCGAGTTCCGCGCCGTCGGCAGCTCGCAGAGCATCTCCTTCCCGAACGTCGTGCTCAACGCCATCGTGGCCGAGTCGCTCGACGTCATGGCGACGATGCTGGAGGAACGGCTCTCCGGCGGCAAGGATCTGGAAAGCGCCGTGGCCGAGGTCATCAGCGAAGTGCTGCACGAGGCCAAGCCGATCATCTTCGGCGGCGACAACTACTCGGAGGAATGGCACCGCGAGGCCGAACGGCGCGGGCTGCTCAACCTGCGTACCGCCGTCGATGCCCTGGACCGGCTCACGGACGAGAAAAACGTCCGGCTCTTCGAGAAATACGGCATCCTGAACGAAAAAGAGCTGCGGAGCCGGCATGAGATCTGGGTCGAGCAGTATTTCAAGCGGGTGAACATCGAGGCGGAGACGACCGAGGCCATCGCCCGGACGATGATCCTGCCGGCCGCCGTCGGGTACCTCCGCGAGCTGACCGAAATCCTGGCCGGCGGCGCCCAGGTGGGGCTCACCTGCGACGGGGTGCGCGAGACGGCCGAGGAGGTCAGCCGGGGCATCGACGCCCTCCGCCGGGCCCTCGACGAGCTCAACCGCCAGAACCGGGCCCTCGGCGGCGATACGGTCCACGAGAAGGCCGAGCACATGCGCGACCACGTCATCCCGGCGATGGCGGCCGTGCGCCAGGCCGGCGACGACCTCGAACGCATCGTCGATCACGAGCGCTGGCCGTTGCCGACCTACCGCGAGATCCTCTTCGTGAAGTAG
- a CDS encoding NADH-quinone oxidoreductase subunit A translates to MLTDFIPLLLTMVLAGGLAFTLLKAAELLGPRRPNYIKQRAYESGMDPVGTARERYTVKFYLVAMIFIVFDVEVVFLYPWAVSYHDFLDAGAGAGVLGVVVLFILILAIGLLYDIKKGGLEFD, encoded by the coding sequence ATGCTGACCGACTTCATACCGCTGCTGTTGACGATGGTGCTGGCCGGGGGGCTGGCCTTCACGCTGCTCAAGGCGGCCGAACTCCTGGGCCCGCGCCGGCCCAACTACATCAAGCAGCGCGCCTACGAAAGCGGGATGGACCCCGTCGGCACGGCCCGGGAACGCTACACGGTCAAGTTCTACCTCGTGGCGATGATCTTCATCGTCTTCGACGTCGAGGTCGTCTTCCTCTATCCCTGGGCCGTCAGCTACCACGACTTCCTCGACGCGGGGGCCGGGGCCGGTGTGCTCGGCGTGGTGGTGCTCTTCATCCTCATCCTGGCCATCGGGCTGCTCTACGACATCAAGAAAGGAGGGCTCGAGTTCGACTGA
- a CDS encoding NADH-quinone oxidoreductase subunit C, with product MPDSTSRPPQHETLKFHFTPVDPPRPGADLSNPHAKKTTYVPEVVEALRERFGDAVEEVTLYANEHTVRVDKARLVEIARFLREEQGFTYFVDCGGIDRFTDEDRYEVFYNLVNIDAGKRIRLKVRVDEDDMTVPSLTGVWRAANWNERECYDMFGIRFEGHPDLRRMYMPEDFEYHPLRKEFPLLGIPGSLPLPPQTPEGELTRDPFPAAHGAKPPKSYEEPPSEFTEE from the coding sequence ATGCCCGACTCGACGAGCCGTCCCCCGCAACACGAAACCCTGAAGTTTCACTTCACGCCGGTGGACCCGCCCAGGCCGGGAGCCGACCTGAGCAACCCCCACGCGAAGAAAACGACCTACGTGCCGGAGGTGGTCGAGGCACTCCGGGAACGCTTCGGCGACGCCGTCGAGGAGGTGACGCTCTACGCCAACGAGCACACCGTGCGCGTGGACAAGGCGCGGCTCGTCGAGATCGCCCGCTTTCTCCGCGAGGAGCAGGGCTTCACCTATTTCGTCGACTGCGGCGGCATCGACCGCTTCACCGACGAGGACCGCTACGAGGTCTTCTACAACCTGGTCAACATCGACGCCGGCAAGCGGATCCGCCTGAAGGTGCGCGTCGATGAGGACGACATGACCGTGCCCTCGCTCACGGGCGTCTGGCGGGCCGCCAACTGGAACGAGCGCGAGTGCTACGACATGTTCGGCATCCGCTTCGAGGGGCACCCGGACCTGCGGCGGATGTACATGCCGGAGGACTTCGAGTACCACCCGCTCCGCAAGGAATTCCCGCTGCTGGGCATCCCGGGCTCGCTGCCGCTGCCGCCCCAGACGCCCGAGGGCGAGCTCACGCGCGATCCGTTCCCGGCGGCCCACGGTGCGAAGCCGCCGAAGAGCTACGAGGAGCCTCCTTCCGAGTTCACCGAAGAGTGA
- the purB gene encoding adenylosuccinate lyase translates to MIDRYTRPEMGELWSEEQQYQSWLEVELAACAAWAELGVIPKEDVEKLYANARFDVRRIHELEKTTRHDVVAFTRAVSETLGPEKKWVHYGLTSSDVVDTALSYRLKRANALILEAIDRLRAALAEKARAHRYTLMMGRTHGVHAEPTTFGLKMALYYDEMNRNRARFEAAAEGLRVGKISGAVGTFAHLPPEVERLTCERLGLKPAPISTQVLQRDLHAHYLAVLALIGASLEKMAVEVRGLQKSEVREVEEAFGKGQKGSSAMPHKRNPVGSENITGCARLLRGYMVSAYENVALWHERDISHSSVERVVLPDATTLLHYALHRFAGIVEELVVYPEHMRRNMERTFGLYNSQRLLLKLIDKGLSREAAYDLVQPRAMRAWEEERSFKEIVANDPEIRAHLSREEIDEAFDPAYHLRHVDHIFERVGL, encoded by the coding sequence ATGATCGACCGGTATACCCGCCCCGAGATGGGGGAGCTCTGGAGTGAGGAGCAGCAGTACCAGTCCTGGCTGGAGGTGGAGCTGGCCGCCTGTGCCGCCTGGGCCGAGCTGGGCGTGATCCCGAAAGAGGACGTCGAGAAGCTGTACGCGAACGCGCGTTTCGATGTGCGGCGCATCCATGAGCTCGAAAAGACGACCCGGCACGACGTGGTGGCCTTCACCCGGGCCGTCAGCGAGACGCTCGGGCCGGAGAAGAAGTGGGTGCACTACGGCCTGACTTCGTCCGACGTGGTCGATACGGCCCTCTCGTACCGGCTCAAGCGGGCCAACGCCCTGATCCTGGAAGCCATCGACCGGTTGCGGGCGGCGCTGGCCGAGAAGGCGCGGGCACACCGGTACACGCTCATGATGGGGCGCACGCATGGCGTCCATGCCGAGCCGACCACCTTCGGGCTGAAGATGGCCCTCTACTACGACGAGATGAACCGCAACCGGGCGCGGTTCGAGGCCGCCGCCGAGGGCCTGCGCGTGGGCAAGATTTCGGGGGCCGTCGGGACGTTTGCCCACCTGCCGCCCGAGGTCGAGCGGCTCACGTGCGAGCGGCTGGGCCTCAAGCCCGCTCCCATCTCGACGCAGGTGCTCCAGCGCGACCTGCACGCGCACTACCTGGCTGTGCTGGCGCTCATCGGGGCCTCGCTCGAAAAGATGGCCGTCGAGGTGCGCGGCCTGCAGAAGAGCGAGGTCCGCGAGGTGGAAGAGGCCTTCGGCAAGGGGCAGAAGGGGTCCTCGGCGATGCCCCACAAGCGCAACCCCGTCGGGTCGGAGAACATCACCGGCTGTGCCCGGCTGCTGCGCGGCTACATGGTTTCGGCCTATGAGAACGTGGCGCTCTGGCACGAACGGGACATCTCCCACTCGTCCGTCGAGCGGGTCGTCCTGCCCGACGCCACCACCCTCCTGCACTACGCACTGCACCGCTTCGCCGGCATCGTCGAGGAACTGGTGGTCTATCCGGAGCACATGCGGCGCAACATGGAGCGGACGTTCGGCCTCTACAACAGCCAGCGTCTCCTGCTCAAGCTCATCGACAAAGGACTCAGCCGCGAGGCGGCCTACGACCTCGTCCAGCCCCGGGCCATGCGGGCCTGGGAGGAGGAACGGTCGTTCAAGGAGATCGTCGCGAACGATCCCGAGATCCGGGCGCATCTGAGCCGGGAGGAGATCGACGAGGCGTTCGATCCGGCCTACCACCTCCGCCACGTCGACCACATTTTTGAACGGGTCGGCCTTTGA
- a CDS encoding NADH-quinone oxidoreductase subunit B — protein MGLESVLVKEGFLTTRVDAVLNWARSNSLMPMPMGLACCAIEMMAFAAPKYDVARFGSEAMRFSPRQADLMIVAGWVSYKMAHAIRRVWDQMADPKWCIAMGACASTGGMHRCYGVVQGCDNFLPVDVYISGCPPRPEAVIHALMDIQEKIRNEYSVADDLIHGDKRPAPPPARPRLMAPVGEEEVSPGLLYHPE, from the coding sequence ATGGGACTCGAATCCGTCCTGGTAAAAGAGGGCTTTCTCACGACGCGCGTCGATGCGGTGCTCAACTGGGCGCGGTCGAACTCGCTCATGCCGATGCCGATGGGCCTGGCCTGCTGTGCCATCGAGATGATGGCGTTCGCCGCGCCGAAGTACGACGTGGCCCGCTTCGGCAGCGAGGCCATGCGTTTCTCGCCGCGCCAGGCCGACCTGATGATCGTGGCCGGCTGGGTCAGCTACAAGATGGCACATGCCATCCGCCGCGTCTGGGACCAGATGGCCGACCCGAAGTGGTGCATCGCCATGGGAGCCTGTGCGTCTACCGGCGGCATGCACCGCTGCTACGGCGTGGTCCAGGGCTGCGACAACTTCCTCCCGGTCGACGTCTACATCTCCGGCTGCCCGCCGCGCCCCGAAGCCGTCATCCACGCGCTGATGGACATCCAGGAGAAGATCCGCAACGAGTATTCCGTGGCGGACGACCTGATCCACGGCGACAAGCGTCCCGCTCCGCCGCCGGCCCGCCCCCGCCTCATGGCCCCGGTGGGCGAGGAGGAGGTCTCGCCCGGCCTCCTCTATCATCCGGAATAG